In the genome of Pseudopipra pipra isolate bDixPip1 chromosome 4, bDixPip1.hap1, whole genome shotgun sequence, one region contains:
- the TRIM2 gene encoding tripartite motif-containing protein 2 isoform X1, with product MASEGSNIPSPVVRQIDKQFLICSICLDRYKNPKVLPCLHTFCERCLQNYIPAHSLTLSCPVCRQTSILPEKGVSALQNNFFITNLMDVLQRTPDNSIEESSILETVTAVAAGKPLSCPNHDGNVMEFYCQSCETAMCRECTEGEHAEHPTVPLKDVVEQHKASLQVQLDAVNKRLPEIDSALHFISEIIHQLTNQKASIVDDIHSTFDELQKTLNVRKSVLLMELEVNYGLKHKVLQTQLDTLLEGQESIKSCSNFTAQALNHGTETEVLLVKKQMSDKLNELAERDFPLQPRENDQLDFIVETEGLKKSIHNLGTILTTNAVASETVATGEGLRQTVIGQPMSVTITTKDKDGELCKSGNAYLTAELSTPDGSVADGEILDNKNGTYEFLYTVQKEGDFTLSLRLYDQHIKGSPFKLKVVRSADVSPTTEGVKRRVKSPGSGHVKQKAVKRPASMYSTGKRKENPIEDDLIFRVGTKGRNKGEFTNLQGVAASTNGKILIADSNNQCVQIFSNDGQFKSRFGIRGRSPGQLQRPTGVAVHPSGDIIIADYDNKWVSIFSSDGKFKAKIGSGKLMGPKGVSVDRNGHIIVVDNKACCVFIFQPNGKIVTRFGSRGNGDKQFAGTLDGPHFAAVNSNNEIIITDFHNHSVKVFNQEGEFMLKFGSNGEGNGQFNAPTGVAVDSNGNIIVADWGNSRIQVFDGSGSFLSYINTSADPLYGPQGLALTSDGHVVVADSGNHCFKVYRYLQ from the exons ATGGCCAGTGAAGGCTCCAACATCCCAAGTCCTGTGGTCCGTCAGATTGACAAGCAGTTTCTGATTTGCAGCATATGCCTGGACCGCTACAAGAACCCCAAAGTACTTCCCTGCCTGCATACTTTCTGTGAGAG GTGTTTACAGAATTACATTCCAGCCCATAGCTTAACCCTTTCTTGCCCTGTGTGCCGCCAGACCTCCATTCTGCCAGAGAAAGGGGTTTCTGCACTCCAGAACAACTTCTTTATTACCAACCTGATGGATGTCCTGCAACGAACACCAGACAACAGCATTGAGGAGTCCTCCATCTTGGAGACTGTcactgctgttgctgcaggCAAACCACTCTCCTGCCCCAATCATGATGGAAAT GTGATGGAGTTTTACTGCCAGTCCTGTGAGACAGCTATGTGCCGGGAGTGCACAGAGGGAGAACACGCAGAGCATCCCACGGTACCACTCAAGGATGTGGTAGAGCAACACAAGGCTTCCCTCCAAGTCCAGTTGGATGCTGTCAACAAAAG GCTTCCAGAGATCGACTCAGCACTTCATTTTATATCTGAAATCATACACCAGTTAACCAACCAAAAGGCTAGCATTGTAGATGACATTCATTCCACTTTTGATGAACTCCAGAAGACTTTAAATGTGCGTAAGAGTGTGCTGCTCATGGAACTGGAAGTGAATTATGGCCTTAAACACAAA GTCCTCCAGACACAGCTGGATACCTTACTTGAAGGGCAAGAAAGCATTAAAAGTTGCAGCAACTTCACAGCCCAAGCCCTCAACCATGGCACTGAAACCGAAGTGCTGCTGGTGAAGAAGCAAATGAGTGACAAGCTGAATGAACTGGCTGAGCGGGacttcccactgcagccccGTGAAAATGATCAGTTGGACTTCATAGTGGAAACAGAAGGCCTGAAGAAGTCCATTCACAATCTGGGTACTATTTTAACCACCAATGCTGTTGCCTCTGAAACAGTGGCCACAGGCGAGGGACTGAGGCAGACGGTGATTGGACAGCCCATGTCCGTCACCATCACAACCAAGGACAAAGATGGGGAACTCTGTAAATCCGGGAATGCTTACCTCACTGCTGAACTGAGCACGCCTGATGGGAGTGTAGCAGATGGAGAAATACTTGACAACAAAAATGGCACTTATGAATTTTTGTATACTGTTCAGAAAGAAGGGGACTTCACTTTGTCTCTGAGACTTTATGATCAACATATCAAGGGCAGCCCGTTCAAACTTAAAGTGGTCAGATCAGCAGATGTGTCCCCTACCACTGAAGGGGTTAAGAGGCGTGTTAAATCTCCTGGCAGTGGCCATGTGAAGCAGAAAGCTGTGAAAAGACCTGCAAGCATGTACAGCACtggcaaaagaaaagagaatccCATTGAAGATGATTTGATCTTCAGAGTAG GCAccaaaggaagaaacaaagggGAATTTACAAATCTTCAAGGTGTAGCTGCATctacaaatggaaaaatattaatagcagATAGTAACAACCAGTGTGTGCAG ATATTTTCCAATGATGGTCAGTTCAAAAGTCGTTTTGGCATACGAGGAAGGTCTCCTGGCCAGCTGCAGCGGCCAACAGGAGTGGCTGTGCATCCCAGTGGTGACATCATTATTGCAGACTATGATAACAAATGGGTTAGCATATTCTCATCAGATGGAAAATTTAAG GCCAAAATTGGGTCTGGAAAGCTCATGGGCCCTAAAGGTGTTTCAGTGGATCGTAACGGACACATCATTGTAGTGGACAATAAAGCATGCTGTGTCTTCATCTTCCAGCCAAATGGGAAAATAGTCACCAGGTTTGGTAGTCGAGGAAATGGTGACAAGCAGTTTGCAGGTACACTTGATG GTCCTCATTTTGCAGCTGTAAACAGCAACAATGAAATCATCATTACAGATTTTCATAACCATTCTGTCAAG GTATTTAACCAGGAGGGAGAATTCATGCTGAAGTTTGGATCAAATGGAGAAGGAAATGGACAGTTTAATGCACCAACCGGAGTAGCTGTAGATTCTAATGGAAATATTATTGTAGCAGATTGGGGAAACAGCCGAATACAG GTTTTTGATGGAAGTGGATCATTTTTGTCCTACATTAACACCTCTGCTGACCCACTTTATGGTCCCCAAGGTCTGGCCCTTACTTCAGATGGCCACGTCGTAGTTGCAGACTCTGGAAATCACTGCTTCAAGGTCTATCGATACTTACAGTAG
- the TRIM2 gene encoding tripartite motif-containing protein 2 isoform X2, translating into MASEGSNIPSPVVRQIDKQFLICSICLDRYKNPKVLPCLHTFCERCLQNYIPAHSLTLSCPVCRQTSILPEKGVSALQNNFFITNLMDVLQRTPDNSIEESSILETVTAVAAGKPLSCPNHDGNVMEFYCQSCETAMCRECTEGEHAEHPTVPLKDVVEQHKASLQVQLDAVNKRLPEIDSALHFISEIIHQLTNQKASIVDDIHSTFDELQKTLNVRKSVLLMELEVNYGLKHKVLQTQLDTLLEGQESIKSCSNFTAQALNHGTETEVLLVKKQMSDKLNELAERDFPLQPRENDQLDFIVETEGLKKSIHNLGTILTTNAVASETVATGEGLRQTVIGQPMSVTITTKDKDGELCKSGNAYLTAELSTPDGSVADGEILDNKNGTYEFLYTVQKEGDFTLSLRLYDQHIKGSPFKLKVVRSADVSPTTEGVKRRVKSPGSGHVKQKAVKRPASMYSTGKRKENPIEDDLIFRVGTKGRNKGEFTNLQGVAASTNGKILIADSNNQCVQIFSNDGQFKSRFGIRGRSPGQLQRPTGVAVHPSGDIIIADYDNKWVSIFSSDGKFKAKIGSGKLMGPKGVSVDRNGHIIVVDNKACCVFIFQPNGKIVTRFGSRGNGDKQFAGPHFAAVNSNNEIIITDFHNHSVKVFNQEGEFMLKFGSNGEGNGQFNAPTGVAVDSNGNIIVADWGNSRIQVFDGSGSFLSYINTSADPLYGPQGLALTSDGHVVVADSGNHCFKVYRYLQ; encoded by the exons ATGGCCAGTGAAGGCTCCAACATCCCAAGTCCTGTGGTCCGTCAGATTGACAAGCAGTTTCTGATTTGCAGCATATGCCTGGACCGCTACAAGAACCCCAAAGTACTTCCCTGCCTGCATACTTTCTGTGAGAG GTGTTTACAGAATTACATTCCAGCCCATAGCTTAACCCTTTCTTGCCCTGTGTGCCGCCAGACCTCCATTCTGCCAGAGAAAGGGGTTTCTGCACTCCAGAACAACTTCTTTATTACCAACCTGATGGATGTCCTGCAACGAACACCAGACAACAGCATTGAGGAGTCCTCCATCTTGGAGACTGTcactgctgttgctgcaggCAAACCACTCTCCTGCCCCAATCATGATGGAAAT GTGATGGAGTTTTACTGCCAGTCCTGTGAGACAGCTATGTGCCGGGAGTGCACAGAGGGAGAACACGCAGAGCATCCCACGGTACCACTCAAGGATGTGGTAGAGCAACACAAGGCTTCCCTCCAAGTCCAGTTGGATGCTGTCAACAAAAG GCTTCCAGAGATCGACTCAGCACTTCATTTTATATCTGAAATCATACACCAGTTAACCAACCAAAAGGCTAGCATTGTAGATGACATTCATTCCACTTTTGATGAACTCCAGAAGACTTTAAATGTGCGTAAGAGTGTGCTGCTCATGGAACTGGAAGTGAATTATGGCCTTAAACACAAA GTCCTCCAGACACAGCTGGATACCTTACTTGAAGGGCAAGAAAGCATTAAAAGTTGCAGCAACTTCACAGCCCAAGCCCTCAACCATGGCACTGAAACCGAAGTGCTGCTGGTGAAGAAGCAAATGAGTGACAAGCTGAATGAACTGGCTGAGCGGGacttcccactgcagccccGTGAAAATGATCAGTTGGACTTCATAGTGGAAACAGAAGGCCTGAAGAAGTCCATTCACAATCTGGGTACTATTTTAACCACCAATGCTGTTGCCTCTGAAACAGTGGCCACAGGCGAGGGACTGAGGCAGACGGTGATTGGACAGCCCATGTCCGTCACCATCACAACCAAGGACAAAGATGGGGAACTCTGTAAATCCGGGAATGCTTACCTCACTGCTGAACTGAGCACGCCTGATGGGAGTGTAGCAGATGGAGAAATACTTGACAACAAAAATGGCACTTATGAATTTTTGTATACTGTTCAGAAAGAAGGGGACTTCACTTTGTCTCTGAGACTTTATGATCAACATATCAAGGGCAGCCCGTTCAAACTTAAAGTGGTCAGATCAGCAGATGTGTCCCCTACCACTGAAGGGGTTAAGAGGCGTGTTAAATCTCCTGGCAGTGGCCATGTGAAGCAGAAAGCTGTGAAAAGACCTGCAAGCATGTACAGCACtggcaaaagaaaagagaatccCATTGAAGATGATTTGATCTTCAGAGTAG GCAccaaaggaagaaacaaagggGAATTTACAAATCTTCAAGGTGTAGCTGCATctacaaatggaaaaatattaatagcagATAGTAACAACCAGTGTGTGCAG ATATTTTCCAATGATGGTCAGTTCAAAAGTCGTTTTGGCATACGAGGAAGGTCTCCTGGCCAGCTGCAGCGGCCAACAGGAGTGGCTGTGCATCCCAGTGGTGACATCATTATTGCAGACTATGATAACAAATGGGTTAGCATATTCTCATCAGATGGAAAATTTAAG GCCAAAATTGGGTCTGGAAAGCTCATGGGCCCTAAAGGTGTTTCAGTGGATCGTAACGGACACATCATTGTAGTGGACAATAAAGCATGCTGTGTCTTCATCTTCCAGCCAAATGGGAAAATAGTCACCAGGTTTGGTAGTCGAGGAAATGGTGACAAGCAGTTTGCAG GTCCTCATTTTGCAGCTGTAAACAGCAACAATGAAATCATCATTACAGATTTTCATAACCATTCTGTCAAG GTATTTAACCAGGAGGGAGAATTCATGCTGAAGTTTGGATCAAATGGAGAAGGAAATGGACAGTTTAATGCACCAACCGGAGTAGCTGTAGATTCTAATGGAAATATTATTGTAGCAGATTGGGGAAACAGCCGAATACAG GTTTTTGATGGAAGTGGATCATTTTTGTCCTACATTAACACCTCTGCTGACCCACTTTATGGTCCCCAAGGTCTGGCCCTTACTTCAGATGGCCACGTCGTAGTTGCAGACTCTGGAAATCACTGCTTCAAGGTCTATCGATACTTACAGTAG
- the TRIM2 gene encoding tripartite motif-containing protein 2 isoform X3 produces the protein MQLCGLYIEWQENFNKWCLQNYIPAHSLTLSCPVCRQTSILPEKGVSALQNNFFITNLMDVLQRTPDNSIEESSILETVTAVAAGKPLSCPNHDGNVMEFYCQSCETAMCRECTEGEHAEHPTVPLKDVVEQHKASLQVQLDAVNKRLPEIDSALHFISEIIHQLTNQKASIVDDIHSTFDELQKTLNVRKSVLLMELEVNYGLKHKVLQTQLDTLLEGQESIKSCSNFTAQALNHGTETEVLLVKKQMSDKLNELAERDFPLQPRENDQLDFIVETEGLKKSIHNLGTILTTNAVASETVATGEGLRQTVIGQPMSVTITTKDKDGELCKSGNAYLTAELSTPDGSVADGEILDNKNGTYEFLYTVQKEGDFTLSLRLYDQHIKGSPFKLKVVRSADVSPTTEGVKRRVKSPGSGHVKQKAVKRPASMYSTGKRKENPIEDDLIFRVGTKGRNKGEFTNLQGVAASTNGKILIADSNNQCVQIFSNDGQFKSRFGIRGRSPGQLQRPTGVAVHPSGDIIIADYDNKWVSIFSSDGKFKAKIGSGKLMGPKGVSVDRNGHIIVVDNKACCVFIFQPNGKIVTRFGSRGNGDKQFAGTLDGPHFAAVNSNNEIIITDFHNHSVKVFNQEGEFMLKFGSNGEGNGQFNAPTGVAVDSNGNIIVADWGNSRIQVFDGSGSFLSYINTSADPLYGPQGLALTSDGHVVVADSGNHCFKVYRYLQ, from the exons ATGCAACTCTGTGGATTATATATTGAATGGCAGGAGAATTTTAATAAATG GTGTTTACAGAATTACATTCCAGCCCATAGCTTAACCCTTTCTTGCCCTGTGTGCCGCCAGACCTCCATTCTGCCAGAGAAAGGGGTTTCTGCACTCCAGAACAACTTCTTTATTACCAACCTGATGGATGTCCTGCAACGAACACCAGACAACAGCATTGAGGAGTCCTCCATCTTGGAGACTGTcactgctgttgctgcaggCAAACCACTCTCCTGCCCCAATCATGATGGAAAT GTGATGGAGTTTTACTGCCAGTCCTGTGAGACAGCTATGTGCCGGGAGTGCACAGAGGGAGAACACGCAGAGCATCCCACGGTACCACTCAAGGATGTGGTAGAGCAACACAAGGCTTCCCTCCAAGTCCAGTTGGATGCTGTCAACAAAAG GCTTCCAGAGATCGACTCAGCACTTCATTTTATATCTGAAATCATACACCAGTTAACCAACCAAAAGGCTAGCATTGTAGATGACATTCATTCCACTTTTGATGAACTCCAGAAGACTTTAAATGTGCGTAAGAGTGTGCTGCTCATGGAACTGGAAGTGAATTATGGCCTTAAACACAAA GTCCTCCAGACACAGCTGGATACCTTACTTGAAGGGCAAGAAAGCATTAAAAGTTGCAGCAACTTCACAGCCCAAGCCCTCAACCATGGCACTGAAACCGAAGTGCTGCTGGTGAAGAAGCAAATGAGTGACAAGCTGAATGAACTGGCTGAGCGGGacttcccactgcagccccGTGAAAATGATCAGTTGGACTTCATAGTGGAAACAGAAGGCCTGAAGAAGTCCATTCACAATCTGGGTACTATTTTAACCACCAATGCTGTTGCCTCTGAAACAGTGGCCACAGGCGAGGGACTGAGGCAGACGGTGATTGGACAGCCCATGTCCGTCACCATCACAACCAAGGACAAAGATGGGGAACTCTGTAAATCCGGGAATGCTTACCTCACTGCTGAACTGAGCACGCCTGATGGGAGTGTAGCAGATGGAGAAATACTTGACAACAAAAATGGCACTTATGAATTTTTGTATACTGTTCAGAAAGAAGGGGACTTCACTTTGTCTCTGAGACTTTATGATCAACATATCAAGGGCAGCCCGTTCAAACTTAAAGTGGTCAGATCAGCAGATGTGTCCCCTACCACTGAAGGGGTTAAGAGGCGTGTTAAATCTCCTGGCAGTGGCCATGTGAAGCAGAAAGCTGTGAAAAGACCTGCAAGCATGTACAGCACtggcaaaagaaaagagaatccCATTGAAGATGATTTGATCTTCAGAGTAG GCAccaaaggaagaaacaaagggGAATTTACAAATCTTCAAGGTGTAGCTGCATctacaaatggaaaaatattaatagcagATAGTAACAACCAGTGTGTGCAG ATATTTTCCAATGATGGTCAGTTCAAAAGTCGTTTTGGCATACGAGGAAGGTCTCCTGGCCAGCTGCAGCGGCCAACAGGAGTGGCTGTGCATCCCAGTGGTGACATCATTATTGCAGACTATGATAACAAATGGGTTAGCATATTCTCATCAGATGGAAAATTTAAG GCCAAAATTGGGTCTGGAAAGCTCATGGGCCCTAAAGGTGTTTCAGTGGATCGTAACGGACACATCATTGTAGTGGACAATAAAGCATGCTGTGTCTTCATCTTCCAGCCAAATGGGAAAATAGTCACCAGGTTTGGTAGTCGAGGAAATGGTGACAAGCAGTTTGCAGGTACACTTGATG GTCCTCATTTTGCAGCTGTAAACAGCAACAATGAAATCATCATTACAGATTTTCATAACCATTCTGTCAAG GTATTTAACCAGGAGGGAGAATTCATGCTGAAGTTTGGATCAAATGGAGAAGGAAATGGACAGTTTAATGCACCAACCGGAGTAGCTGTAGATTCTAATGGAAATATTATTGTAGCAGATTGGGGAAACAGCCGAATACAG GTTTTTGATGGAAGTGGATCATTTTTGTCCTACATTAACACCTCTGCTGACCCACTTTATGGTCCCCAAGGTCTGGCCCTTACTTCAGATGGCCACGTCGTAGTTGCAGACTCTGGAAATCACTGCTTCAAGGTCTATCGATACTTACAGTAG